In Longimicrobium sp., a single genomic region encodes these proteins:
- a CDS encoding DUF5615 family PIN-like protein codes for MRVLLDEQLDQRLRTLFDPEFQVETVRYRGWDGLADGELLHRAGAEYDALVTMDRGIPHQQNVARLSLGIVVLVATSNRCADTAPLIPALCEALHSIRAGQVLYVPE; via the coding sequence ATGCGCGTGCTGCTTGATGAGCAGCTGGATCAACGGCTGCGCACCCTTTTCGATCCCGAGTTTCAGGTAGAGACGGTTCGCTATCGCGGCTGGGATGGCCTCGCGGACGGCGAGCTGCTGCACCGCGCGGGCGCCGAGTACGATGCTCTTGTGACCATGGATCGGGGAATCCCGCACCAGCAGAACGTAGCACGCCTTTCGCTTGGGATCGTCGTGCTGGTCGCAACGAGTAATCGATGTGCGGATACCGCACCGCTGATCCCGGCGTTGTGCGAGGCTCTCCACTCCATCCGGGCTGGACAGGTTCTCTACGTTCCAGAGTAG
- a CDS encoding DUF433 domain-containing protein: MERDQVISVNPQVMSGTPVFTGTRVPVESLIAHLKAGDTLEDFLEGFPGVRREQAEAFLELALSAALDGHARAA, from the coding sequence ATGGAGCGCGACCAGGTTATCTCGGTGAACCCGCAGGTGATGAGTGGAACGCCTGTTTTCACCGGTACTCGCGTCCCCGTCGAGAGCCTCATCGCTCACCTGAAGGCGGGGGACACCCTGGAGGACTTCCTCGAAGGTTTTCCGGGCGTGCGGCGTGAACAGGCTGAAGCATTTCTCGAGCTGGCACTGAGCGCCGCGTTGGATGGTCATGCGCGTGCTGCTTGA
- a CDS encoding PIN domain-containing protein: MRKYVLDTNCFVDAARSEPAAAAYEAFVARAAPGLWLSAVVAAELRAGARTARARRVLERQVLGPYLRRGRVLTPSAASWEALGTVLATLGTREGLDLKQVPRSFVFDVLIAHSCREAGAVLVSANVRDMERIRRVFTFEHVAPYPDAP, translated from the coding sequence ATGCGGAAGTACGTGCTCGACACGAACTGCTTCGTGGACGCGGCCCGGTCCGAACCCGCGGCGGCGGCCTACGAGGCGTTCGTGGCCCGCGCGGCGCCGGGGCTCTGGCTCAGCGCCGTCGTCGCCGCCGAGCTGCGCGCGGGTGCCCGAACAGCCCGCGCGCGCCGCGTGCTGGAGCGCCAGGTGCTCGGCCCCTACCTTCGACGCGGGCGCGTGCTCACTCCGTCGGCGGCGAGCTGGGAGGCGCTCGGCACCGTGCTGGCCACCCTTGGGACTCGCGAAGGCCTGGACCTGAAGCAGGTGCCGCGCAGCTTCGTCTTCGACGTGCTCATCGCGCACAGCTGCCGCGAAGCCGGCGCGGTGCTGGTTTCCGCGAACGTCCGCGACATGGAGCGCATCCGCCGCGTGTTCACGTTCGAGCATGTGGCGCCCTACCCGGATGCGCCCTGA